A genome region from Staphylococcus capitis subsp. capitis includes the following:
- the sbcC gene encoding exonuclease subunit SbcC yields the protein MKPLNLKLNNFGPFLNETINFSQIENNELFLISGKTGSGKTMIFDAIVYSLFGEASTKNRKEGDLRSHFANGKEPMSVTYEFKLNNQTFKIHREAPFIKEGNTTKTQAKLDIYELKNDVYELRESRVNAGNQFITKIMGVNAEQFRQLFILPQGEFKKFLQSNSKEKQSILRTLFNSERFEEIQKYLIESVKEEKLQIENRYNEIDYLWNELNTFKDDYLFNLKGIESSQTEKILEHLPDFIKHGKNILTRYKKQKDKLNQEIEKITDEYTFNKELNQNINSLETKKKSFENLKQNQDSIDHLKIELKKIRESNVLINYFKRQKVVNREIEELEREITKSKSKEEEYKTQINNVEKTLKSLESEEQEVIKINEYLEKTYNFYNNLDDYIKAFEQRPIIQEELNKLEKKYSESKEKKEKLLNQAKGKTRNYEIIDQYVDEINKFKNLIDDTERYLEREEQVREIQQEQSKNEKQIQELKIKYANIENIISRVDATNIDLNNKETFVKEIQMALSIGDTCPVCGNEIHSLGEHINFELIAENKKQLDELDKSKNSIKEDIIRLESKNEALTNRKKEINFTEQEIHNIDELKSKLQEIENAKSLQQKENQFLESIYDEEKKLNQNLHKSELDINNKKAQLEQLDIKLNDFEKITKFESCVSFKQYYENKKQEIQSFKERKETIKDQLLELKNNVNIESTNLKHYKQNLDARVEEDKQLTNNIKDEMYRNGFESYEEIEEAISLSEDKSNIEEKINDYNRQYQTYEIEISQLEKLVDGRGLTNLEDIETQLRTKNQELDQINSEVATIAYKHEVNIKNIDKIESLINTLNEELKEQKEIFLLTEILSGKNSHKLTLENYVLIYYLEKIIFQANQRLLTMSGNRYQLIRRQAVSQGFSGLEIDVFDFHSNRSRHISSLSGGETFQASLALALGLSEIVQQESGGINLESMFVDEGFGTLDQETLETALDTLINLKSSGRMVGIISHVSELKQRIPLILEVTTNQYQSETKFKRN from the coding sequence ATGAAACCATTGAACTTAAAGTTAAATAATTTTGGACCCTTTCTTAATGAGACAATAAATTTTAGTCAAATTGAAAATAATGAACTTTTTTTAATAAGTGGTAAAACAGGGTCAGGCAAGACAATGATTTTTGATGCTATTGTGTATTCGTTATTCGGAGAAGCTTCAACTAAAAATAGAAAAGAGGGTGACTTAAGAAGTCATTTTGCCAATGGTAAAGAACCTATGAGTGTGACATATGAGTTTAAACTAAATAATCAAACATTTAAAATTCATAGGGAAGCGCCTTTTATAAAAGAAGGTAATACAACTAAAACCCAAGCTAAACTTGATATTTATGAGTTGAAAAATGATGTTTACGAACTAAGAGAAAGTAGGGTTAACGCGGGTAATCAATTTATAACTAAAATTATGGGTGTTAACGCTGAACAATTTAGGCAATTATTTATTTTGCCTCAAGGTGAATTCAAAAAGTTTCTACAATCAAATAGTAAAGAAAAACAATCTATTTTAAGAACACTATTTAATAGTGAAAGATTTGAAGAAATACAAAAGTATTTAATAGAAAGTGTTAAAGAAGAAAAACTTCAAATAGAAAATAGATATAATGAAATAGATTACTTATGGAATGAACTTAATACATTCAAAGATGATTATTTATTTAATTTAAAAGGTATAGAGAGCTCGCAAACAGAGAAAATTTTAGAGCATTTACCAGATTTTATTAAGCATGGTAAAAATATATTAACTCGTTACAAAAAGCAAAAAGATAAGTTGAACCAAGAAATAGAAAAAATAACTGACGAATATACTTTTAATAAAGAATTGAACCAAAACATAAATTCTTTAGAAACAAAAAAGAAATCATTCGAAAATCTTAAACAAAACCAAGATAGTATTGATCATCTTAAGATTGAATTAAAGAAAATAAGAGAATCCAATGTTTTGATTAATTATTTCAAAAGGCAAAAAGTTGTTAATAGAGAGATTGAGGAATTAGAGAGAGAAATCACTAAATCAAAATCTAAGGAAGAAGAATATAAAACTCAAATTAATAATGTAGAAAAGACTCTTAAATCTTTAGAATCAGAAGAACAAGAAGTTATCAAAATTAACGAATATCTCGAGAAAACTTATAACTTTTATAATAATCTTGATGATTACATTAAAGCTTTTGAGCAAAGGCCTATTATTCAAGAAGAATTAAATAAGTTAGAAAAAAAGTATTCTGAATCAAAAGAAAAAAAAGAAAAACTACTGAATCAGGCTAAAGGAAAAACAAGAAATTATGAAATAATTGATCAATATGTCGATGAGATAAATAAGTTCAAAAATTTAATCGATGATACTGAAAGGTATTTAGAAAGGGAAGAACAAGTTCGAGAAATCCAACAAGAACAATCTAAAAATGAAAAGCAAATTCAAGAGCTAAAAATTAAATATGCCAATATAGAAAATATTATTTCCCGAGTTGATGCAACTAACATTGATTTAAACAATAAGGAAACATTTGTGAAAGAAATTCAAATGGCCCTTTCAATTGGAGATACATGTCCAGTTTGTGGTAATGAGATTCATTCACTAGGCGAACATATTAATTTTGAACTAATTGCTGAAAATAAAAAACAATTAGACGAACTTGATAAGAGTAAAAACTCTATCAAAGAGGATATTATTAGGTTAGAAAGTAAAAATGAAGCACTAACTAATCGAAAAAAAGAAATAAATTTTACAGAACAAGAAATTCATAATATAGATGAACTCAAATCGAAGTTACAAGAGATAGAAAATGCTAAAAGTCTTCAACAAAAAGAAAACCAATTCTTAGAGTCAATTTATGATGAAGAGAAAAAATTAAATCAAAATCTTCATAAATCTGAATTAGATATAAATAATAAAAAAGCGCAACTTGAACAGTTAGATATTAAATTAAATGATTTCGAGAAAATTACAAAGTTTGAATCGTGCGTTTCATTTAAACAATACTACGAGAATAAAAAGCAAGAAATTCAATCTTTTAAAGAGCGTAAAGAAACTATAAAGGATCAACTACTTGAACTGAAAAACAACGTAAATATAGAGTCAACTAACCTTAAGCATTATAAACAGAATTTAGATGCTAGAGTTGAAGAAGACAAACAGCTTACTAATAACATTAAAGATGAGATGTACCGAAATGGGTTCGAATCATATGAAGAAATTGAAGAAGCAATAAGTTTAAGTGAAGATAAAAGTAATATTGAAGAAAAAATTAATGACTATAACAGACAATATCAAACCTATGAGATCGAGATTAGCCAATTAGAAAAACTTGTTGATGGCAGAGGTTTAACTAATTTAGAAGATATTGAAACGCAATTAAGAACAAAAAATCAAGAATTAGATCAAATTAATTCAGAAGTTGCAACAATAGCTTATAAGCACGAAGTTAATATAAAAAATATAGATAAAATTGAAAGTTTAATTAACACACTTAATGAAGAATTGAAAGAGCAAAAAGAAATATTTTTACTAACTGAAATTCTTTCTGGTAAGAACAGCCACAAGCTAACCCTAGAGAATTATGTACTCATTTATTATTTAGAAAAAATCATCTTCCAAGCAAACCAACGTCTATTAACTATGAGTGGAAATAGGTATCAATTGATAAGAAGACAAGCTGTTTCTCAAGGCTTCAGCGGTCTTGAAATTGATGTATTTGATTTTCATTCTAATAGGTCTAGACATATTAGTTCTCTTTCTGGAGGAGAAACATTCCAAGCTTCTCTTGCATTAGCGCTAGGTTTAAGTGAGATTGTTCAACAAGAATCTGGAGGAATTAATTTAGAATCAATGTTTGTTGATGAAGGGTTCGGTACGCTAGATCAAGAAACATTAGAAACAGCGCTAGATACGTTAATTAACTTGAAATCTTCCGGTAGAATGGTAGGGATTATTTCACATGTAAGTGAATTAAAACAAAGAATTCCACTTATTTTAGAGGTAACAACCAATCAGTATCAAAGCGAGACTAAATTTAAAAGAAATTAG
- the lexA gene encoding transcriptional repressor LexA codes for MRELTKRQSEIYDYIKHIVQTKGYPPSVREIGEAVGLASSSTVHGHLSRLEEKGYIRRDPTKPRAIEIVSEQLEEVNVEETIHVPVIGKVTAGVPITAVENIEEYFPLPEHLTSTHNSDIFILNVVGESMIEAGILDGDKVIVRSQTIAENGDIIVAMTEDEEATVKRFYKEKNRYRLQPENSTMDPIYLDNVIVVGKVIGLYREM; via the coding sequence ATGAGAGAATTAACTAAACGACAAAGTGAGATTTATGATTACATTAAACACATCGTACAAACCAAGGGTTATCCACCTAGTGTTAGAGAAATAGGTGAAGCTGTAGGCTTAGCATCAAGTTCAACAGTACACGGACATTTATCCAGATTAGAAGAAAAAGGTTATATTCGAAGAGACCCTACTAAACCTAGAGCCATTGAAATAGTTAGCGAACAACTAGAGGAAGTTAATGTTGAAGAAACTATTCATGTACCTGTTATAGGTAAAGTTACTGCCGGTGTTCCTATTACGGCAGTTGAGAACATCGAAGAGTATTTCCCGTTACCCGAACACTTAACTTCAACACACAATAGTGATATTTTCATTCTAAATGTAGTAGGAGAAAGTATGATTGAAGCTGGTATTTTAGATGGCGATAAAGTAATTGTGAGAAGCCAAACGATAGCTGAAAATGGCGATATTATAGTAGCAATGACAGAAGACGAAGAAGCTACAGTTAAACGTTTCTATAAAGAGAAAAATCGTTATCGATTACAACCTGAAAATAGTACTATGGATCCTATTTATTTAGATAACGTTATTGTTGTTGGTAAAGTCATAGGATTATACAGAGAAATGTAA
- the sosA gene encoding DNA damage-induced cell division inhibitor SosA produces the protein MLIKTKQKFLLYIAVVLISCMVFLTFFLSVNQSAHSEQTYEMTDHEIHQQDNNKSNYKVEDKQNSEQNDNKVFALVN, from the coding sequence ATGTTAATTAAGACAAAACAAAAGTTTTTATTATATATAGCTGTAGTACTCATCTCTTGCATGGTGTTCCTAACATTCTTTTTAAGTGTAAATCAAAGTGCGCACTCAGAACAAACGTACGAAATGACTGATCATGAAATTCATCAACAGGATAATAATAAATCAAATTATAAAGTTGAAGACAAACAAAATAGCGAACAGAATGACAATAAAGTGTTCGCTTTAGTTAACTAG
- the guaC gene encoding GMP reductase, whose protein sequence is MKIFDYEDIQLIPNKCIVNSRSECDTSIKFGPRTFKLPVVPANMQTVMNEELAQWFAQNDYFYIMHRFDEEARIPFIKKMQDDGLFASISVGVKENEFKFIEELASKSLVPEYITIDIAHGHSDSVINMIKHIKNHIPQSFVIAGNVGTPEGVRELENAGADATKVGIGPGRVCITKIKTGFGTGGWQLAALNICSKAARKPIIADGGLRTHGDIAKSIRFGASMVMIGSLFAAHEESPGETVELEGKKYKEYFGSASEFQKGEHKNVEGKKMFVEHKGSLKDTLIEMQQDLQSSISYAGGKDLKSLRTVDYVIVRNSIFNGDRD, encoded by the coding sequence ATGAAGATTTTTGACTATGAAGATATACAATTAATACCAAATAAATGTATTGTTAATAGCCGCTCTGAATGTGATACTTCAATTAAGTTCGGACCACGCACATTTAAATTACCAGTGGTTCCGGCCAATATGCAGACAGTAATGAATGAAGAACTTGCACAATGGTTCGCTCAAAATGACTATTTTTATATTATGCATCGCTTTGATGAAGAAGCTAGAATTCCATTTATTAAAAAAATGCAAGATGATGGACTATTCGCTTCTATCTCTGTTGGAGTAAAAGAAAATGAATTTAAATTCATAGAAGAACTCGCTTCGAAATCTTTAGTTCCAGAATATATCACGATTGATATTGCGCACGGTCATTCAGATTCAGTTATCAATATGATTAAACATATTAAAAACCACATACCTCAAAGTTTCGTTATTGCTGGTAATGTTGGCACACCTGAAGGCGTTAGAGAGCTTGAAAATGCTGGCGCTGATGCAACAAAAGTTGGTATTGGTCCAGGTCGTGTTTGTATAACTAAAATCAAAACAGGCTTTGGTACTGGAGGTTGGCAATTAGCTGCGCTAAACATTTGTAGTAAAGCTGCTCGCAAACCTATCATTGCTGATGGTGGTTTAAGAACTCATGGTGATATAGCTAAATCAATTCGTTTTGGTGCATCAATGGTAATGATTGGCTCGTTGTTCGCTGCACACGAAGAGTCACCAGGAGAGACAGTTGAACTTGAAGGTAAGAAATATAAAGAATATTTTGGAAGTGCTTCAGAATTCCAAAAAGGCGAACATAAAAATGTTGAAGGTAAAAAAATGTTTGTCGAACATAAAGGTTCACTTAAAGATACTTTAATTGAAATGCAACAAGATTTACAAAGTTCTATATCTTATGCCGGTGGTAAAGATTTAAAATCATTAAGAACTGTAGACTATGTTATCGTGAGAAACTCAATTTTCAATGGTGATAGAGACTAA
- a CDS encoding CcdC family protein has protein sequence MAYLVFSIVVAFLMGAVVIVIRMKAQKFPVNEKKIILPPFFMATGALMYIIPYFRLTGMEMLESLILGVLFSTVLIFTSRFEVKGSEIYMKRSKAFPVILISLLVIRTIIKIFISNEINPGEIAGMFFLLAFCMIVPWRLAMFYKYKKLKKSLVK, from the coding sequence TTGGCTTATTTAGTATTTTCTATTGTCGTTGCTTTTTTAATGGGCGCAGTAGTTATTGTAATTAGAATGAAAGCTCAAAAGTTCCCGGTTAATGAGAAAAAAATCATATTACCACCGTTTTTTATGGCAACTGGGGCTTTAATGTATATTATCCCATATTTTAGATTAACTGGTATGGAAATGTTAGAGTCACTAATTTTAGGCGTACTCTTCTCAACTGTCTTAATTTTTACATCAAGATTTGAAGTCAAAGGCAGCGAAATTTACATGAAACGTTCTAAAGCATTTCCAGTAATTTTAATTTCGTTACTAGTTATTAGAACTATCATCAAAATCTTTATCAGCAATGAAATCAATCCAGGAGAAATAGCTGGTATGTTTTTCTTACTAGCGTTTTGTATGATTGTGCCTTGGAGATTAGCAATGTTCTATAAATATAAAAAGTTAAAAAAATCACTAGTTAAATAG
- the sbcD gene encoding exonuclease subunit SbcD, translated as MKIIHTADWHLGRILNGKQLLDDQKYVLTKFINHMEEEQPDVIVIAGDLYDTSYPSKETMSLLENTIAELNIRLHIPVIMISGNHDGKERLNYGSSWFEHNHLYIRTKLKDIHKPIEINGVQFFALPFATISEVQNFFKDKEIKTHQQALNHCLEYMSHNIDENKMSILIGHLTVKGGKTSDSERPLTIGTVESVEKHSFNQFDYVMLGHLHHPFSINDKNIKYSGSLLQYSFSEVNQAKGYRIVNIDEVNNVEDTFISIEPLRELEVIEGDYDDVIEERVAVKNKDNYFHFKLTNMSHINDPMMKLKQIYPNTLALTNNTFERIEEFNNVEIKKQDDQSIIKSFYESMTNESISENQSNKIAEILNNIMRKEV; from the coding sequence ATGAAAATTATACACACTGCTGATTGGCATCTCGGTAGAATCTTAAATGGTAAACAATTACTTGATGATCAAAAATATGTTTTAACTAAATTTATTAATCATATGGAAGAAGAACAACCTGATGTCATAGTCATAGCAGGTGACTTATATGACACCTCTTATCCAAGTAAGGAAACGATGAGTTTACTTGAAAACACCATTGCAGAGTTGAATATTAGACTTCATATACCTGTCATTATGATCAGTGGGAATCATGATGGAAAAGAAAGGTTAAATTATGGCTCATCATGGTTTGAACACAATCATTTATACATAAGAACCAAACTCAAGGATATACATAAACCTATAGAAATTAACGGGGTACAATTTTTTGCGTTACCTTTTGCGACAATAAGTGAAGTACAAAACTTTTTTAAAGATAAGGAAATTAAAACCCATCAACAGGCTTTAAATCACTGCTTAGAATATATGTCTCACAACATTGATGAAAATAAGATGAGTATTTTAATTGGTCATTTAACAGTTAAAGGTGGAAAGACATCCGATTCAGAGAGACCTTTAACTATAGGAACTGTAGAATCAGTTGAGAAACACTCATTTAATCAATTTGATTATGTAATGTTAGGGCACTTACATCATCCTTTCAGTATAAATGACAAAAATATTAAATATAGTGGTTCGCTACTACAGTATTCATTTTCTGAAGTCAATCAAGCAAAAGGTTACCGCATAGTTAATATCGATGAAGTTAATAATGTAGAAGATACATTTATATCAATTGAACCTCTTAGAGAATTAGAGGTTATAGAAGGCGACTATGATGATGTTATTGAAGAACGAGTTGCTGTGAAAAATAAGGATAATTATTTTCATTTTAAATTAACTAATATGTCTCATATTAATGATCCAATGATGAAACTGAAACAAATTTATCCTAATACATTAGCATTAACTAACAATACATTCGAACGTATTGAAGAATTTAATAACGTGGAGATAAAGAAGCAAGATGACCAATCTATAATTAAGTCGTTCTATGAGTCGATGACTAATGAGTCTATCAGCGAAAATCAGTCTAATAAAATAGCAGAAATTTTAAATAATATCATGCGAAAGGAGGTCTAA
- the rpsN gene encoding 30S ribosomal protein S14: MAKKSKVVKEQKREELVNKYYELRKELKAKGDYEALRKLPRDSSPTRLTRRCKVTGRPRGVLRKFEMSRIAFREHAHKGQIPGVKKSSW; the protein is encoded by the coding sequence ATGGCAAAAAAATCTAAAGTAGTTAAAGAACAAAAAAGGGAAGAACTTGTAAATAAATATTATGAATTACGTAAAGAACTAAAAGCCAAAGGTGATTATGAAGCGCTTAGGAAACTTCCTAGAGATTCATCACCTACAAGATTAACTAGAAGATGTAAAGTGACAGGGCGTCCAAGAGGTGTTTTACGCAAATTTGAAATGTCTCGAATTGCTTTTAGAGAACATGCACATAAAGGTCAAATCCCTGGCGTAAAAAAATCAAGCTGGTAA
- a CDS encoding YneF family protein, with amino-acid sequence MATWLAIILIILALIVGLIGGFFLARKYMMDYLKKNPPINEEMLRMMMMQMGQKPSQKKINQMMTMMNKNMDQNMKGK; translated from the coding sequence ATGGCAACTTGGTTAGCAATTATTTTAATCATTTTAGCACTTATCGTAGGATTAATCGGTGGTTTCTTTTTAGCAAGAAAATATATGATGGATTACCTCAAGAAAAACCCACCTATCAATGAAGAAATGCTACGTATGATGATGATGCAAATGGGTCAGAAACCATCACAAAAGAAAATCAATCAAATGATGACAATGATGAACAAAAATATGGACCAAAACATGAAAGGCAAATAA
- a CDS encoding DUF896 domain-containing protein, translating to MSKKDLNIDRINELAKKKKEKGLTEDEAKEQSKLRKQYLESFRKGFKQQLENTKVIDPEGNDVTPEKVKKIQSNKNNKE from the coding sequence ATGTCTAAGAAAGATTTAAATATAGATAGAATCAATGAACTAGCTAAAAAAAAGAAAGAAAAAGGTTTAACAGAAGATGAAGCTAAGGAGCAATCTAAATTAAGAAAGCAATATTTAGAATCATTTAGAAAAGGGTTCAAGCAACAACTTGAAAATACTAAAGTGATAGATCCTGAAGGAAATGATGTTACACCTGAAAAGGTTAAAAAAATTCAATCTAATAAAAATAATAAAGAGTGA
- a CDS encoding CAP domain-containing protein: MKRFLLFVVVLLCIVIFTPIKEAQPLVHFQKEVRQQVDTWINNDLNGNDKSLSVPRKQEFALNNIQMNMSKKTVESELGKEKRITSNEYGTKWYTYYNEDYDHFIMISYIKNHVNAMYSNQNIISSKSKIKYATPKETVRDRLGSPIKYINKRRYRFEVTNNEYDVFHKDHIYTTVFYDKHQSSGVTALLQVSENMENRIRQQYGAPSKELEKSFELQNFDIVNSERKQHSLNTLSYSSKISNTARKHSKNMSKNNFFDHTDNKGHSPFDRLKSDNIDFNAAGENLAYGQVNSIYAHEGLMNSLGHRKNILNTHYRNLGVGVDFNKEKQPFWTENYTE; encoded by the coding sequence ATTAAAAGATTTCTATTATTCGTTGTAGTTTTATTATGTATTGTTATTTTCACACCCATTAAAGAAGCTCAGCCATTAGTACATTTTCAAAAGGAAGTGCGACAACAAGTTGATACTTGGATTAATAACGATTTAAATGGTAATGATAAATCATTATCTGTTCCTAGAAAACAAGAGTTTGCACTAAATAATATCCAAATGAATATGTCTAAGAAAACCGTTGAAAGTGAATTAGGTAAAGAAAAACGTATTACTTCTAATGAATATGGAACTAAGTGGTACACATATTATAATGAAGATTATGATCATTTTATTATGATTAGTTATATAAAAAATCACGTTAATGCCATGTATTCTAATCAAAATATAATTTCTTCAAAATCTAAAATTAAATACGCTACTCCTAAAGAAACTGTAAGAGATCGGTTAGGTAGTCCGATAAAATATATTAATAAAAGGCGATATCGTTTTGAGGTAACAAACAACGAATACGATGTTTTCCATAAAGATCATATTTATACAACAGTTTTTTACGATAAACATCAAAGTAGTGGAGTGACTGCGTTATTACAAGTAAGTGAGAATATGGAAAATCGCATACGTCAACAATATGGAGCACCATCTAAAGAATTAGAAAAAAGCTTTGAATTACAAAATTTTGATATAGTTAACTCGGAAAGAAAGCAACATAGTCTAAATACATTAAGTTATTCAAGCAAAATTTCAAATACTGCTAGAAAACATAGTAAAAATATGTCTAAAAATAACTTCTTCGATCACACTGACAATAAAGGGCATTCTCCTTTCGATAGATTGAAAAGTGATAATATTGATTTTAATGCAGCTGGAGAAAATCTTGCTTATGGCCAAGTTAATAGTATTTATGCTCATGAAGGGTTAATGAATTCATTAGGACATAGAAAGAATATACTTAATACCCATTATCGAAATTTAGGTGTAGGTGTCGACTTTAATAAAGAGAAACAGCCATTTTGGACTGAGAATTATACAGAGTAA
- the tkt gene encoding transketolase, with translation MFNEKDQLAIDTIRALSIDAIEKANSGHPGLPMGAAPMAYTLWTRHLNFNPQSKDYFNKDRFILSAGHGSALLYSLLHVSGSLELEELKQFRQWGSKTPGHPEFRHTDGVEVTTGPLGQGFAMSVGMALAEDHLAGKFNKDNFNMVDHYTYVLASDGDLMEGISHEAASFAGHNQLDKLIVLYDSNDISLDGDLNKSFSEDTQSRFEAYGWNYILVKDGNDLEEIDNAINKAKSQQGPTIIEVKTVIGFGSPNKAGSNGVHGAPLGEDERKLTFEAYGLDPEQRFNVPDEVYEIFQTSMLKRANENEDAWKAKLEEYSKEYPELAEEFKLAISGKLPQGYEKELPKYDLDHKGASRADSGEIIQKLSQTVPSFFGGSADLAGSNKSNVKEAKDYDKETPEGKNVWFGVREFAMGAAVNGMAAHGGLHPYAATFFVFSDYLKPALRLSAIMGLNSTFIFTHDSIAVGEDGPTHEPIEQLAGLRAIPNMNVIRPADGNETRVAWEVALESEQTPTSLVLTRQNLPTLDVAEETIEAGVRKGAYVVFETEKEPEYLLLASGSEVSLAVEAAKDLDKQGKGVRVVSMPNWFAFDKQSDDYKESVLPASITKRVAIEMASPLGWHKYVGTEGKVIGIDGFGASAPGDLVVEKYGFTKENILNQIRTF, from the coding sequence ATGTTTAACGAAAAAGACCAATTGGCTATCGACACAATACGTGCACTTAGTATTGATGCTATCGAGAAAGCAAATTCAGGACACCCTGGTTTACCAATGGGAGCTGCCCCTATGGCGTATACATTATGGACACGTCATCTTAATTTTAACCCCCAATCTAAAGATTATTTTAATAAGGATAGATTTATTCTTTCAGCAGGACATGGGTCTGCCTTACTATATAGTTTATTACATGTATCAGGTAGTTTAGAATTAGAAGAACTAAAACAATTTAGACAATGGGGTTCTAAAACTCCAGGTCATCCAGAGTTTAGACATACAGATGGAGTAGAAGTAACAACTGGGCCACTAGGTCAAGGATTCGCAATGTCAGTGGGAATGGCACTTGCTGAAGATCACTTAGCTGGTAAATTTAATAAAGATAATTTTAATATGGTTGACCATTACACATACGTTTTAGCTTCAGATGGAGATTTAATGGAAGGGATTTCGCATGAAGCTGCATCATTTGCTGGTCATAATCAATTAGATAAGTTAATCGTTTTATACGATTCTAACGATATTTCACTTGATGGAGATTTAAATAAGTCTTTCTCAGAAGATACACAATCTAGATTTGAAGCATATGGTTGGAATTATATTTTAGTTAAAGATGGCAATGATTTAGAAGAAATTGATAATGCTATTAATAAAGCTAAATCACAACAAGGTCCAACTATTATTGAAGTTAAAACAGTTATCGGTTTCGGTTCTCCAAATAAAGCTGGTTCAAATGGAGTACATGGAGCTCCATTAGGCGAAGATGAAAGAAAACTTACTTTTGAAGCTTATGGACTTGATCCTGAACAACGATTCAATGTACCTGACGAGGTTTACGAAATCTTCCAAACTTCAATGTTAAAACGTGCGAACGAAAATGAAGATGCTTGGAAAGCCAAATTAGAAGAATATAGTAAGGAATATCCTGAATTAGCAGAAGAATTTAAGTTAGCTATTAGTGGTAAATTACCTCAAGGCTATGAAAAAGAGTTACCTAAATATGATTTAGATCATAAAGGAGCATCAAGAGCAGATTCTGGAGAAATTATTCAAAAACTTAGTCAAACAGTGCCATCGTTCTTCGGAGGTTCTGCTGATTTAGCAGGTTCTAATAAGTCTAATGTTAAAGAGGCTAAAGATTATGATAAAGAAACACCTGAAGGTAAAAATGTGTGGTTCGGTGTTCGTGAATTTGCGATGGGTGCAGCAGTGAACGGTATGGCTGCTCATGGTGGATTACACCCTTATGCAGCAACATTCTTCGTATTTAGTGACTACTTAAAACCTGCATTACGCTTATCAGCTATCATGGGTCTTAACTCAACATTTATTTTTACACATGATTCAATAGCTGTTGGTGAAGATGGTCCTACACATGAACCGATTGAACAATTAGCAGGCTTACGTGCTATTCCTAATATGAATGTTATCCGACCAGCAGACGGTAATGAAACACGTGTAGCATGGGAAGTAGCATTAGAATCAGAACAAACACCAACTTCTCTAGTTTTAACACGTCAAAACTTACCAACTTTAGATGTTGCTGAAGAAACAATAGAAGCAGGGGTCCGTAAAGGTGCTTATGTAGTATTTGAAACAGAAAAAGAACCTGAATACTTATTATTGGCATCTGGTTCAGAAGTTAGTTTAGCAGTAGAAGCTGCCAAAGATTTAGACAAACAAGGAAAAGGTGTTAGAGTCGTATCAATGCCGAACTGGTTTGCATTTGATAAACAATCAGATGATTATAAAGAATCTGTATTACCAGCCTCAATCACTAAGCGTGTAGCTATTGAAATGGCATCACCTTTAGGTTGGCATAAATATGTTGGAACAGAAGGTAAAGTTATTGGTATTGATGGTTTTGGCGCAAGTGCACCTGGTGATTTAGTAGTTGAAAAATATGGATTCACTAAAGAAAATATATTAAATCAAATTCGTACATTCTAA